A window of Chitinophaga sp. MM2321 contains these coding sequences:
- a CDS encoding septal ring lytic transglycosylase RlpA family protein, producing MTIYPTTPLKNKLVLIAGALLILCGTACNRKITQTGKASYYADTFDGKRTASGETFHQRHLTAAHRSLPFGTRVTVINVANGRSVKVRVNDRGPFVQGRIIDLSRKAATKIGMLNTGVANVEIKYKKKKK from the coding sequence ATGACTATCTACCCTACTACCCCCTTGAAAAATAAGCTGGTACTGATAGCAGGTGCTTTGCTCATCCTGTGCGGAACTGCCTGTAACCGCAAGATTACCCAAACCGGTAAAGCATCCTATTACGCCGATACATTTGATGGAAAACGAACCGCCAGTGGTGAAACATTTCACCAGCGTCATCTCACCGCAGCGCATCGTAGTTTGCCTTTTGGTACACGCGTAACCGTTATAAATGTCGCCAACGGGCGGAGTGTGAAAGTACGTGTCAATGACCGGGGACCTTTTGTGCAGGGACGTATAATAGATCTCTCCCGCAAAGCCGCCACCAAAATAGGTATGCTTAATACGGGTGTGGCTAACGTGGAAATAAAATATAAAAAGAAAAAGAAGTAA